The following nucleotide sequence is from Methanolinea sp..
GCCCGGAATATTCCCTTTATCGGAGTTCTTTTCATCCTCCTCGCAGCTGTCCTCATCTGTGGCTGCACCCACCAGCCGGCAGCTCCCGTCCAGACACCGGTAGCGACCACCGCCCCGACACCCGGAATGCCGAACCCCGCTTCCGTGTATTGTGAGGAAATAGGCGGCAGGGTCGAGATCATGAAGAACCCTGACGGATCAGAGTATGGGATGTGCACCTTCCCCAATGGCACCAGCTGCGAGGAGTGGGCGCTTTTCCGCGGTGAAGGGTGCAAACCTGGTTCCACCGTTGGAATGCCGAACCCCGCTTCCGTGTATTGTGAGGAAATCGGCGGCAGGGTCGAGATCATGAAGAACCCTGACGGATCAGAGTATGGGATGTGCACCTTCCCCAATGGCACCAGCTGCGAGGAGTGGGCGCTTTTCCGCGGTGAAGGGTGCAAACCTGGTTCCACCGTTGGAATGCCGAACCCCGCTTCCGTGTATTGTGAGGGAATCGGCGGCAGTGTCGAGATCATGAAGAACCCTG
It contains:
- a CDS encoding DUF333 domain-containing protein, whose amino-acid sequence is MIARNIPFIGVLFILLAAVLICGCTHQPAAPVQTPVATTAPTPGMPNPASVYCEEIGGRVEIMKNPDGSEYGMCTFPNGTSCEEWALFRGEGCKPGSTVGMPNPASVYCEEIGGRVEIMKNPDGSEYGMCTFPNGTSCEEWALFRGEGCKPGSTVGMPNPASVYCEGIGGSVEIMKNPDGSEYGMCTFPNGTSCEEWALFRGEGCKA